The Oceanithermus desulfurans genome segment TAGCCATATTTATCGATGGCAGCAACCTCTATAAAGGTTTGGTCTCCACGCTGGGTTCGGAGTACCGGCTCGATTTCGTCAAGTTCATCGAGACCCTGGTCGCCGGCCGCAAGCTGCTCAGGGCCTACTACTACAACGCACCCCTGCCCACCGAAGACGCCGCCAGCCGCGCGCACCAAAGTTTCCTCAACTACCTCAAGCGCGTGCCCTACGTTTCGGTGCGGCTGGGACGGCTCGAGCGCCGCGGCGACACCTTCGTGGAGAAGGGCGTGGACATTCAGATCGCCGTCGACATGCTGCGCCTCGCCTACGCCCGCGCCTACGACGTGGGGGTGCTGGTCAGCGGCGACGGCGACTTCGCCGAGGTGGTGCGGGTGATTCAGGACATGGGGATGCAGGTCGAGAACGCCACCTTCCACGCACTTTCGTCCTACCGCCTCGCCCAGCAGGCCGACCGCTTCTACCCCCTCGACGAGTTCCCCTGGGATACCCTCAAGTCGAGCCACGACTAGTCCAGGCCGTCGCGATCAGGTAGAGGCCCAGCCCCAGCAGCGCGAGGTCGCCCAGGCGGACCAGCAGCTGCTGCGCGGCGCTGCGGTGCATGCGCGCCGCCAGCCAGGCCAGCACGGCCTTGCTGCCGACGATCGACAGGAAGAAGCCCAGCAGAAACCACCAGGCGCCCGTGCCCAGCCGCTGCAGCAGCGGCGCTCCCACCAGGAACCAGAAGAGGTACATGTGTGGGTTCGTCAGATTCATGACGACGGCCGCACGCAGGCTTTCGGCGGCGGGCGCGGGAGCCGCCGGGGCGGAGGGCGCGGGGCGCAGGCCCGCGTAGCCGAGGCGCAGCAGGTAAAGCCCGCCGAGCAGCTGCAGGGCCCGGAGCGCCGCGGCCGGGAGCGCGCCGCCCGCCCACCAGGCGAGCGCCACCACCCAGCTGTCGCTGAGCAGCGGCGCCGTCGCCGCCAGCATGCCCGCGTGCGCACCCTTCCGCACCGCCTCGCGCAGCACCAGGGCGAGCAGCGGGCCGGGGCTGAGGCCCGCGCTCAGGCCCAGGGCGGCCCCTAGGAGGAGGGCTTCCACGCGAGCACCACCGCTTCCTCGATCGGGCTGAGCACGTGCGCGCCGTCCACCTCGGCCGCCTCGCCGGGCCGCAGGTGCAGGTAGCGCCCGTCGGGCAGGTCGACGAGCAGCTCCCCCGCGACGAGCAGGTAGAGGGCGCGGCCCGCGCCGTGCGTCTGGGCGGCGGTCAGCCGGCGCACCTCCATCCCCGGCCAGCCGGGCAGCTCGAACCGCCCGCCGGCGGCGAGCTGAGCGAGAGGGAGGCGGACCGCGCGCGTCACGACCTGATTATACGGAGGCTTGACTTACGCTCGCGATGCGTATAGAATTAACAAGTTTGCGGGCAAAACCCACCCGAGGTTCCTGGACGGGGCATGGGCGGGGCCCCGGAAAGGAACAGCATGTTTAGAGAACTAGGACTCAGCGAGCAGGCCTTGGCCGCGCTCGAAGAAAAAGGCATCACCACCCCCACCCCCATTCAGAACGAAGCCCTTCCCACCGCGCTCGCGGGCGGCGACGTCCTCGGGCTGGCGCGCACCGGTACCGGCAAGACGCTGGCCTTCGCGCTGCCGATCGCCGAGCGGCTCGAGCCCTCGCGCACGCCGGGCCGCGCGCCCCGCGCCCTCGTCCTCGCGCCCACGCGCGAGCTCGCGTTGCAGGTGGCCGGCGAGCTGGAGTGGGTGGCGCCGCACCTGCGCATCGTCACCGTTTACGGCGGCACCGGCTACGGCAGCCAGGCGGCGGCGTTGAAGCGCGGGGCCGACGTCGTGGTGGCCACGCCCGGCCGCGCCATCGACTACCTGAACCGGGGGGTGCTCGACCTTTCGCAGGTACGCGTCGCCGTGCTCGACGAGGCTGACGAGATGCTCTCGATGGGCTTCGAAGAGGCCGTGGAGACCCTGCTGGGGGCCAACCCCGCCCAACGCCAGACCCTGATGTTCTCGGCCACCCTGCCCGGCTGGGCCAAGCGCCTGGTGGGGCGCCACCTGAAACAGCCGGCCGTCGTCAACGTCGTGAAGGACGAAGAGGTCAGCTACCGCGAGATCGCCATCGAGGCCTCGCCCTCGGCGCGCATGAGCGCGCTCTCGGACCTGCTGCACGCGCACGGGCCCGAGCGTGCCATCGTCTTCACCCGCACCAAGAAGGAGGCCGACGAGGTGGCCCGGGCGCTCACCGCCCGGGGGCACGCCGCCGAGGCGGTGCACGGCGACCTCAACCAGACCCAGCGCGAGCGCTCCGTCGGCCGCTTCCGCAGCGGCCAGGTGGGCGTTCTCGTTGCCACCGACGTGGCGGCGCGCGGCCTCGACATCCCCGAGGTGGACCTGGTCGTCCACCTCCGCCTTCCCGAGCGGGCCGAGTCCTACCAGCACCGCTCCGGCCGCACCGGCCGCGCCGGCCGCAGCGGCACCGTGATCATCTTCCACTCGAGCCGCGAGCGTCGCGAACTGGGGCAGCTCGAGCGCGCCGTCGGGCGCAGGTTCGAGCACGGCCGCGCCCCCGCCCCCGAGGAGGTGCAGCAGGCCAAGATCGCCGGGCTGCTGCGCCGCGCCGCCGCGCAGTCCGAGGAAGACCGCGCCGTCTGGCGCGAGGTCGCCCAGGCCTGGATCGGGCGCGAGGACGTCGAGTCGCTGGCCGGCCTGCTGGCCATGCTCCTGGGGGGTGCGCCGAAACCGCGCAGCCTCCTCACCGGCGACGAGGGCTGGCGCACCCTGGAGCTGGAGGCCCCGCAGCTCTCGACCGGCAAGGTCGTCGCCGTGCTCAAGCGCGCCGGTTTCTCCGACATCGGGCGCATCCAGCTCGCGGGCGGCGTCGCCTACGCCGACGTCCGCGCCGGCGAGCTGGAGCGGCTGGAGGCGGTGCAGGGCCTGCGGGTGCGGCCGGCCACCAAGGTCAAGGCCGCCCCGGCCCCGGCGCGGCGCCACGAGCGGCCGCGCGGCAAGCGCCGCCGCGTGAACGCCTAATCCCCCGTGAAGACCGCGCGCCGCCTCCGGGCGGCGCGACGTTTTGTGACGCGGTTGTGACGCTGGCCGGCCTACCCTCAGAGCGGAGGTGCAGCATGAAGCTCAAGATCACGGCACTGACCCTCGCGCTGCTGGCGCTCGCCGCCTGCGGGCCCGGAGGCGGCGGCGGGGGCGGCGGCGTAACGGGCTGCAACCTGAGCGGCACGATCGACACCCAGGTCACGCTCACCCCCTCGGCCTGCAGCCCCTACCACGTGACCGGCGACCTCTACGTCGAGGAACCCGGAAAGCTGGTGATCCAGCCCGGCACCACGCTCGAGTTCGCCCAGGACACCGGCCTCTACGTGAGCGGCCACGGGGCGCTGGTCGCCGTCGGCACCGCGTCCGACAAGATCTTGTTCACGGGCGCTTCCAAGACGCGCGGCTACTGGAACGGCGTCGTCTTCCAGAGCTTCGCGAACAGCTTCGACAACGAGCTCAAGTACGTTGAGATCGAGTACGCCGGCGCCGACGAGCGCTGGGACGGCGGCGCTTTCGGGAACTACCGCGCCGCCGTCGAGCTGGAAGAAGAAGCCCGCACCAAGATGACCTACACCGTGGTGCGCGAAAGCGAAGGTTTCGGCGTCTTCATGGCCTACGACGCCTACTTCGGCGCCGATTCCAGTCCCGACGGCGACTTTGCCCACAACACCCTCACTCAGAACGCCGCCGGCCCCATCGCCATCTACGAGAACAAGGTGGGCCACCTGGACGCCAGCAACGACTTCGGCGGCAACGACGCGGGCCACGACTACGTCTACGTGGGCGCAGGCTACACCGCGGTTCCTACCCAGACCTGGCAGCGGCTGAACGTGCCGTATCTCGTTCACGGCTACGCCACCGTCGGTGACGGTGAGCTGCTCACGATCGCCCCGGGCACCACGCTCGTCTTCCAACAGGACGGCGGGCTCGAAGCCGACGGCCCCAGCGGCGCGATCCATGCGGTCGGCACGGCGAGCGAACCCATCGTCTTTACCGCGCTGCAGCCGGTGAAGGGCTACTGGTACGGCCTCGTCTTCGACGACACCCGCAGCACGAACAACGTACTGCACTACGTCACCGTCGAGTACGGCGGCGCGGACACCGACCCCGAACTGAGCGCCAACATCGTCGTGACCAGCTCGGGCAACGCCTCGAGCCAGTGGATCGAGGTCAAGAACAGCACCATCCAGCACTCCGCCGGCCACGGCATCTCGGTGGCTCAGGAAACGACCTACAATTCCGACATTGGAACGTCCAATACTTTCGCCGACATTGACGGTGAAAACTTCCATGTGCAGCCGTAACGCGGCCCCTGTCGCTACCCCCGAAAAAGCAACCGCCCCTGGTAGGGGCGGTTGCCTAAGTGCGGCCCGATCCTTCACGTAACGGCCGCTTGCGCGCCACCGGCTCCACCTTTCCGAGCTTGCATGGGGGGTTTTGGGCGCGGCACCAGACGCGCCGCATTTCCTCCACCGCCCGCCAGCGTTCCTCGGGGCTGAGCCGCAGCCATTCGGCGCGCTCGCCTTTGCGCGCCTCGGCCAGGCTGCGCTTGCGGGCGACGGGCACGATGCGCTTCATTCTTCCTCCAGGGCGTCCACGTCGGCAAGATCTTGGGTCCGGCCGAACGCCCGCTTGAGCGCCAGCAGGTCTTCCTTGCTCACCACGCGTGCGGGGATGCCGCCAGCCCGTGTTTCCCGGGCGCGCGCGAAGGCCTCGGCAAACGTCGGGGAGTACCACCAGACCGATGCGGTTAGGGGCGTAGCCCAGTTGAATCACGCCGGGGGTGAGGAAGTCGGAAACTTCCAGTCCCAGAGTTTCGCCAAGAAACTCGCGTAAGGCCTGCAAGGTCCTCTCGGCGCTGGCTGGCGTGGCCTCGAGCCAGAGGTCCAGGTCCTTGGTGGCGCGGGGGTAGCCGTGGAAGGCCACGGCGTACCCTCCGATAATCAGGTAGCGCACCCCGTGGCGGTTCAAGGCCGCAAGGAACTCGAGAAAATCCGGCGTGTAGAGCACCAAACCTATTCTACCGTCACGCTCTTCGCCAGGTTGCGCGGCTGGTCCACGTCGCGGCCCAGCAGCACCGCGGTCTCGTAGGCCAGGAGCTGCAGCGGCACCACGCTGACGATCGGAGCCAGCAGCGGGTGCACCTCGGGGACGTAGATCACGTCCTCGGCGTGCCGGCGGATGCCCTCGTCGCCGTCCGTGGCCACGGCGACTACGCGGCCGCCGCGCGCGGCCACCTCCTGGATGTTGGAGAGCGTCTTCTCGTAGAGCGGACCCCGGGTGGCCAGCACCACGACGGGCAGCCGGGGGTCGATGAGGGCGATGGGGCCGTGCTTCATCTCGCCGGCGGGGTAGGCCTCGGCGTGGATGTAGCTGATCTCCTTGAGCTTGAGGGCCCCCTCGTAGGCCGTGGGCGACTGCACGTGCCGGCCCAGGAACAAGAAGTCGGTGGCCTGGTGGTACTTCTCGGCCACGTGGGCCACGACGGGCCGGCGCTCCAGGGCTTCCTCGACGAGGCGGGGAAGTTTGCGCAGCTCGCCCAAAAGCCCCCGGGCCGTCTCGGCGTCGAGGGTGCCGCGCGCCCGCCCCAGGGCGAGGGCCAGCATCTCCATCGCCGCCAGCATGGCCACGTAGGCCTTGGTCGAGGCCACCCCGATCTCGGGGCCGGCGTGGATGTAGAGCGTCGCGTCGGTCTCGCGGGTGATCGAGGAGCCCTTGACGTTGATCACGCCCAGGCTGGCGGCGCCGCGCCGCTTCGCCTCGCGCAGCGCCTCGAGGGTGTCGATCGTCTCACCCGACTGGCTGATCACGACGGCCAGCGTGCGCTCGTCCACCACCGGGTTGCGGTAGCGGTACTCGCTGGCCACGTCCACCTCCACCGGCAGCCGCGCCAGCTCCTCGATCAGGTATTTGCCCACCCAGCCGGCGTAGAAGGCGGTGCCGCAGGCGATGACGTGCACCCGGTCGAAGCGGGTGAGGTCGAGGTCGAGCCCCAGCTCGACGTTCGCGCTTTCCTCGTGCAAGCGGCCGCCCAGGGTGTTTTCCAGCACCCAGGGCTGCTCGTAGATCTCCTTGAGCATGTAGTGGGGGTAGCCGCCCTTCTCGGCCGCCTCCACGTCCCAGTCCACCTCGCTGGCCTCGCGCGTCACCGGGTGGCCCTCGAGGTCCATCACCCGCACGCCGTCCTTACCCACGACGGCCATGTCGCCGTCGTGCAGGAAGATGACGCGGCGGGTGTAGGGGAGCAGCGCGGGCACGTCGGAGGCCACGAAGTTCTCGCCCTCGCCCAGCCCGATCACCAGCGGGCTGACGGTGCGGGCCACCACGAGTTCGTCGTGGTCCTTGTGGGCCACCACCAGCGCGTAGGCTCCTTCGGCCTCGGCGAGCGCCGCGCGCACCGCGGCTTCCAGGTCGCTGGCGTAGTGGCTTTCGATCAGGTGGGCCAGCACCTCGCTGTCGGTGTCGCTCTGGAAGACATGCCCTTCGGCGAGCAGCCGCTCCTTCAGCGGCAGGTAGTTTTCGATGATGCCGTTGTGAATAACGACCAGCGAGCCGTCCTCCACCGGGTGGGGATGGGCGTTGGCGTCGGTGGGGGGGCCGTGGGTGGCCCAGCGGGTGT includes the following:
- a CDS encoding LysE family transporter, with protein sequence MEALLLGAALGLSAGLSPGPLLALVLREAVRKGAHAGMLAATAPLLSDSWVVALAWWAGGALPAAALRALQLLGGLYLLRLGYAGLRPAPSAPAAPAPAAESLRAAVVMNLTNPHMYLFWFLVGAPLLQRLGTGAWWFLLGFFLSIVGSKAVLAWLAARMHRSAAQQLLVRLGDLALLGLGLYLIATAWTSRGST
- a CDS encoding LabA-like NYN domain-containing protein, whose amino-acid sequence is MERVAIFIDGSNLYKGLVSTLGSEYRLDFVKFIETLVAGRKLLRAYYYNAPLPTEDAASRAHQSFLNYLKRVPYVSVRLGRLERRGDTFVEKGVDIQIAVDMLRLAYARAYDVGVLVSGDGDFAEVVRVIQDMGMQVENATFHALSSYRLAQQADRFYPLDEFPWDTLKSSHD
- the glmS gene encoding glutamine--fructose-6-phosphate transaminase (isomerizing), yielding MCGIVGYVGFKNATDVLIDGLRRLEYRGYDSAGVAVKTNGQLEVRKKAGKLARLVEVLEDEPLSGHLGVGHTRWATHGPPTDANAHPHPVEDGSLVVIHNGIIENYLPLKERLLAEGHVFQSDTDSEVLAHLIESHYASDLEAAVRAALAEAEGAYALVVAHKDHDELVVARTVSPLVIGLGEGENFVASDVPALLPYTRRVIFLHDGDMAVVGKDGVRVMDLEGHPVTREASEVDWDVEAAEKGGYPHYMLKEIYEQPWVLENTLGGRLHEESANVELGLDLDLTRFDRVHVIACGTAFYAGWVGKYLIEELARLPVEVDVASEYRYRNPVVDERTLAVVISQSGETIDTLEALREAKRRGAASLGVINVKGSSITRETDATLYIHAGPEIGVASTKAYVAMLAAMEMLALALGRARGTLDAETARGLLGELRKLPRLVEEALERRPVVAHVAEKYHQATDFLFLGRHVQSPTAYEGALKLKEISYIHAEAYPAGEMKHGPIALIDPRLPVVVLATRGPLYEKTLSNIQEVAARGGRVVAVATDGDEGIRRHAEDVIYVPEVHPLLAPIVSVVPLQLLAYETAVLLGRDVDQPRNLAKSVTVE
- a CDS encoding DEAD/DEAH box helicase is translated as MFRELGLSEQALAALEEKGITTPTPIQNEALPTALAGGDVLGLARTGTGKTLAFALPIAERLEPSRTPGRAPRALVLAPTRELALQVAGELEWVAPHLRIVTVYGGTGYGSQAAALKRGADVVVATPGRAIDYLNRGVLDLSQVRVAVLDEADEMLSMGFEEAVETLLGANPAQRQTLMFSATLPGWAKRLVGRHLKQPAVVNVVKDEEVSYREIAIEASPSARMSALSDLLHAHGPERAIVFTRTKKEADEVARALTARGHAAEAVHGDLNQTQRERSVGRFRSGQVGVLVATDVAARGLDIPEVDLVVHLRLPERAESYQHRSGRTGRAGRSGTVIIFHSSRERRELGQLERAVGRRFEHGRAPAPEEVQQAKIAGLLRRAAAQSEEDRAVWREVAQAWIGREDVESLAGLLAMLLGGAPKPRSLLTGDEGWRTLELEAPQLSTGKVVAVLKRAGFSDIGRIQLAGGVAYADVRAGELERLEAVQGLRVRPATKVKAAPAPARRHERPRGKRRRVNA